CCGCATAGGAAACCGGCAGCAGGTTGCGCCCTATCCAATGTTCGGGAGGGTTCATTGTTGGCCGCAACGCAATATCCGCGTCACGCTGCATCAGGTCTAGTGGCCGGGTTCCGGAGAGCAGGCGCAGTTCAACATCAGGGTATCTTTGCTGAAAACACCGGAACACTGGCGAAAACGTGTGCAGCAAAGAGTCTGTCGTCGTAACGGTAAGAATGCCCTCCAGGCGCAAATCCTGACCGCTCAGCTCGCGCTGAATAAGGGTCATGCGTTCCCGAAGCTTCAGCCCATGCTGAAGAAAATACTCACCCGCCGCAGTCATGACATAGCCGTGCGATTGGCGCTCGAACAGGGTGACGCCCAGCTTGCTTTCCACGTTTTCGATGCGCCGGAAAACGGTGGAGTGGTTCACTCCTAACCTGCGGGCCGCGCCGGACAGGCTTCCGGTTTCGCAGACGGCCAGCACAAAGGGGATATCACTCCATTCAAAGTTTTGTGCGTTCATGCAAGATACCTTCACGATGATGCCTAATTCCCTTGCAGGTATTAACGCTCGAACTTCGCTCAGCAAGTTTTTCGCATAGGCAGAGGGCGGCCCGTTTTCTGGCGCAGCTCTGGTCAGCATTGAAAAACCCGGCCCGTGTGGGCGCGCCGAGATTTCTGTCTGTGCGTATGTGCAAGGCTGATTTGCTTAGATTGCCAATTCCTGTGCACACCAGCGCAATCTATCTTCTGACCACACCGAATTGGAGAAACGCCATGAGCAAAACACTGAACCTCCCGAAGCGCGTTGGTCCGAAACCCGATACGACCCACGGGCTGCCGCATTCCCAAATCACTCAGCACGGGCCTGACCACATCGTTGACCAGATGCGCGAGTGGGCCTTTTCCCTGCCGTGTGTCGAAAACCGCGATAGCCTTGTTTCCGTTCCCGGAGCCCGCGCCATGGTCATGCACGACGGAGCCGCCTGCAATCATGACGCCTTCATGATCG
The nucleotide sequence above comes from Phaeobacter inhibens DSM 16374. Encoded proteins:
- a CDS encoding LysR family transcriptional regulator; the protein is MLTRAAPENGPPSAYAKNLLSEVRALIPARELGIIVKVSCMNAQNFEWSDIPFVLAVCETGSLSGAARRLGVNHSTVFRRIENVESKLGVTLFERQSHGYVMTAAGEYFLQHGLKLRERMTLIQRELSGQDLRLEGILTVTTTDSLLHTFSPVFRCFQQRYPDVELRLLSGTRPLDLMQRDADIALRPTMNPPEHWIGRNLLPVSYAVYAHTDYVEAMRDLPPEQHRWLQLDDSLRQSPMNRITAAHKAEHAPVTLTSAGMGMFDLARAGLGIAVLPCYLGQSCPELQRLHAPDQKNNTSLWMLAHPDIRRSARVHAFFEFATAKIRDEFKGFF